One Pseudomonadales bacterium genomic window carries:
- a CDS encoding ammonium transporter, translating into MALNGALAGLVAITADPASPSPLAATIVGAIGGALVVFSIVTLDKLKIDDPVGAISVHGTVGIFGVMAVCVTGGASVTGQLVGLATIFVWVFGASLITWGIIKAVMGIRVTEEQEFDGVDVHECGLEAYPEFVTQK; encoded by the coding sequence ATGGCCTTAAACGGCGCACTTGCAGGTCTTGTAGCGATCACTGCTGATCCTGCTTCACCTTCGCCATTAGCGGCAACCATTGTTGGTGCTATCGGTGGTGCATTAGTTGTGTTCTCTATCGTTACTCTAGACAAGCTTAAAATCGATGATCCTGTGGGCGCTATCTCTGTTCACGGTACTGTTGGTATCTTCGGTGTAATGGCTGTATGTGTAACTGGTGGTGCATCAGTAACTGGTCAGCTTGTTGGTCTAGCGACTATCTTTGTTTGGGTATTTGGCGCAAGTTTAATCACTTGGGGCATTATCAAAGCAGTTATGGGCATCCGCGTAACTGAAGAGCAAGAGTTCGACGGTGTTGATGTTCACGAATGTGGTCTAGAAGCTTACCCTGAGTTTGTTACTCAGAAGTAA